One genomic segment of Shinella zoogloeoides includes these proteins:
- the pqqA gene encoding pyrroloquinoline quinone precursor peptide PqqA, whose translation MAWKKPVIKDIACGMEINMYGPSEDDPRPDHPF comes from the coding sequence ATGGCTTGGAAGAAACCCGTCATCAAGGACATCGCCTGCGGCATGGAAATCAACATGTACGGCCCGTCGGAAGATGACCCGCGTCCGGACCACCCGTTCTGA
- the pqqD gene encoding pyrroloquinoline quinone biosynthesis peptide chaperone PqqD encodes MIDDSVPCLPRGTRLHHDRVRDTMVLLVPERALLLDETGNAILREVDGRSTVNTIAARLAERYGAPEAAVMSDVRDFLGGLVAQRLVDYR; translated from the coding sequence ATGATCGACGATTCCGTCCCCTGCCTTCCGCGAGGAACGCGCCTGCATCATGACCGCGTCCGCGACACGATGGTGCTTCTCGTTCCGGAACGGGCACTGCTGCTCGACGAGACCGGCAACGCTATCCTTCGCGAGGTCGATGGTCGGTCCACGGTGAACACGATTGCCGCCCGGCTCGCCGAACGCTACGGCGCACCCGAGGCGGCGGTTATGTCGGACGTCCGCGATTTCCTGGGCGGCCTCGTGGCGCAAAGACTGGTGGATTATCGATGA
- the pqqC gene encoding pyrroloquinoline-quinone synthase PqqC encodes MNSIVNHNELPLSRAEFEARLRQVGVERYHDKHRFHDRLHSGGCTMDEVQAWVINRWQYQCSIPMKDAAFLSRCHDPDLRRVWRSRIEDHDGGVEDGGGIRRWLRLAEGVGLDPAYVASGRGVMPATRFIVDAYIRFVRDEPPVAAMASSLTEMFAPAIHTRRIDGLLEHYDFADRETIAYFRHRLTEAPKDVRFTLDWVLNHAVTRPDQEAAIAALTFKTDVLWAQLDALWSAYVDGNVPPGAWKPGEAQLAARP; translated from the coding sequence ATGAATTCGATCGTGAACCACAACGAACTGCCGTTGAGCCGCGCTGAATTCGAGGCGCGGCTACGCCAGGTCGGAGTCGAACGCTATCACGACAAACATCGCTTCCATGATCGGCTGCACAGCGGCGGCTGCACGATGGATGAGGTGCAGGCCTGGGTCATCAATCGATGGCAGTATCAGTGCTCCATCCCGATGAAGGACGCCGCTTTCCTGTCGCGCTGCCATGACCCGGATCTGCGGCGCGTCTGGCGCTCGCGTATCGAAGACCACGACGGCGGCGTCGAAGACGGCGGCGGCATCCGGCGATGGTTACGGCTCGCCGAAGGTGTCGGCCTCGACCCGGCCTATGTCGCCTCGGGCCGCGGCGTCATGCCGGCGACTCGCTTCATCGTGGACGCCTATATCCGCTTCGTGCGCGACGAGCCGCCCGTCGCCGCCATGGCGAGTTCCCTGACGGAAATGTTTGCCCCCGCCATTCACACCCGCCGGATCGATGGTCTTCTGGAGCATTATGATTTCGCGGATCGTGAGACGATCGCCTATTTCCGCCATAGGCTGACAGAGGCGCCGAAGGATGTGCGGTTCACGCTCGACTGGGTTCTCAACCACGCCGTCACCCGTCCCGACCAGGAAGCGGCGATCGCAGCGCTGACATTCAAGACGGATGTGCTTTGGGCACAGCTCGATGCGCTGTGGAGCGCCTATGTCGACGGAAACGTGCCGCCTGGCGCCTGGAAGCCCGGCGAGGCACAACTGGCGGCACGGCCATGA
- the pqqB gene encoding pyrroloquinoline quinone biosynthesis protein PqqB has product MRIIVLGAGAGGGLPQWNCGCVQCAAARTGVIAPMTQSTLAVSVDGRNWALLNASPDLRHQLAASPALHPTGLRDSPVKAVVLTNGDVDHIAGLLTLREKTGFTLFATEATHQILSQNTVFSVLDPTFVRRETIALDTDFCPLPGLTVAAYAVPGKIPLYLEGEAPDVTMMGEQTIGLRLWSGDREVHYVPGCAALPDWLVSLLEPADAVLFDGTIWRDDEMPRSGTGTKTGARMGHLAMGGPDGSLARLRSLRGRRIYTHVNNTNSALMPDSAARAAVTAAGWEIARDGMEIAL; this is encoded by the coding sequence GTGCGTATCATCGTGCTCGGGGCAGGCGCCGGTGGTGGCCTGCCCCAGTGGAATTGCGGCTGTGTCCAGTGCGCGGCCGCACGCACGGGCGTGATCGCGCCCATGACGCAAAGTACGCTCGCGGTCAGCGTGGACGGTCGAAACTGGGCCTTGCTCAATGCATCGCCTGATTTACGCCACCAGCTTGCCGCATCGCCCGCCCTCCATCCGACCGGTCTTCGCGACAGTCCGGTCAAGGCGGTTGTGCTGACCAACGGCGATGTCGACCATATCGCGGGGCTCCTGACCTTGCGCGAGAAGACGGGTTTTACCCTTTTCGCGACGGAAGCGACCCACCAGATCCTGTCGCAGAACACGGTCTTCAGTGTCCTGGACCCCACTTTCGTGCGACGCGAAACGATCGCTCTGGACACTGATTTCTGTCCGCTTCCGGGCCTGACCGTCGCCGCTTATGCCGTTCCGGGCAAAATACCACTCTATCTCGAAGGCGAGGCGCCCGACGTGACGATGATGGGTGAGCAGACAATCGGACTGCGGCTGTGGTCCGGCGATCGCGAGGTGCATTATGTGCCCGGTTGCGCAGCCCTCCCCGACTGGCTTGTGAGCCTCCTGGAACCGGCCGATGCAGTGCTGTTTGACGGGACGATCTGGCGCGATGACGAAATGCCGCGTTCCGGCACCGGCACGAAGACAGGAGCCCGCATGGGGCATCTGGCCATGGGCGGTCCCGACGGCTCGCTCGCGAGACTGCGGTCGCTGCGTGGGCGTCGCATCTACACCCATGTCAACAATACGAATTCGGCCTTGATGCCGGATAGCGCCGCCCGCGCGGCCGTCACCGCGGCGGGGTGGGAGATTGCTCGGGACGGCATGGAGATCGCGCTATGA